In Heyndrickxia vini, the sequence TCAAATGGCAATGGAGAATCAGAAGTTTTTAGAAGCTATTTCATCAATTTTGGAAGAGTTAACGGGTATTGGTTATCAAACGATTGGTGTACCTGAAGCTCAATGGAATACTATACGGGAAAGTTTTATCCAAAATCAAAAGGCTTCCTCAACGGAACAGGATGAAGCGACGGAAGATCCATTTATAGCTGAAGCAAAAAAACTAGTTGGTAATGATTTAATTGAAATAAAGGATTAGGGGGTTTATCTTTAATTGAATTCAAGGAGCTTAAAGGGAAAACCTTCGATCCAAAATAAAATTTAATAAATCTCATGTAATAGATGAGATTAATACATGGAGGGTAAAAATATAATGCGTGGTATGGGAAATATGCAAAACATGATGAAACAAATGCAAAAAATGCAAAAGAAAATGGCTGAGGCTCAAGAAGAATTAGGAGATAAGCGTATTGAAGGAACTGCTGGCGGCGGAATGGTAACGGTAATTGTTTCAGGGCATAAAGAAATTGTAGAAGTAAATATTAAAGAAGAAGTAGTTGATCCTGAAGATATTGAAATGCTTCAAGATTTAGTACTTGCTGCAACAAATGATGCATTGAAAAAGGCGGAGGAATTAACAAATCAAACGATGGGGCAGTTTACCAAAGGATTAAACATTCCAGGATTTTAAGGGGAAAAAATCATGCATTATCCAGAACCTATAACAAAACTAATGGATAGCTTTATGAAATTGCCAGGTATTGGGCCAAAGACCGCGGCCCGACTGGCATTTTTTGTGCTAAGTATGAAAGAAGATACTGTTCTAGACTTTGCCAAGGCACTTGTAGATGCGAAAAGAAATTTAAGCTATTGTACGGTATGTGGTCACATCACTGACCAAGATCCGTGTTATATTTGTGAGGATACACGACGAGATCGAAGTATTATATGTGTCGTTCAAGATCCGAAAGATGTAATAGCTATGGAAAAAATGAAAGAATTTAATGGGTTATACCATGTACTTCATGGTGCGATTTCACCTATGGATGGTATAGGACCTGAGGATATCAATATTCCGGATTTACTAAAAAGACTACAGGATGAAACGGTACAGGAAGTTATTCTAGCGACAAACCCTAATATTGAAGGGGAGGCTACTGCCATGTATATTTCCCGTCTTCTTAAACCATCAGGTATAAAGATAACTAGGATTGCCCACGGATTACCTGTTGGTGGCGATTTAGAATATGCTGATGAAGTAACTTTGTCTAAAGCTTTAGAAGGACGCAGAGAGGTATAATGAAAGACGAGGTGTATTCACATGTTCAATAGAAAATTAAAATTGCGTAATGAATATGACCAAAAGTTAATAGATTTAATGGCAATAGCTCGGAAAAATTGGCTTCAACAGAAATCCTTAGTTGAAATGAGCTTTGAATATAATGAAGAACTACAATTCCAAAAAAAATTAGCTGAAATGAAATACTTTTTTTTATTTCGGGAAGCAAAGGCTAGAAATATTAGAATAAAAAAGTAAACCACACTATTTTTACATTGTGCAGTTCTTTTTGGACAATCTGTTCATAAAATGGATAATACAATGTGAGGTAAGGGGTGGTTCCAATGAACCCAATAATAATCATTGCGGTTATCTCCGTATTAATTCTTCTACTATTGATAGCGGGATTCACAGGAAAACCGTTTCGGATTATCGGGCAAGTGTTTATAAGACTTGCGATTGGTGCGTTGTTTTTGTTTTTTTTAAATCAGTTTGGTGGGCAATTCGGTATTCACGTTCCAATAAATCTTGTGACTACAGCAGTTTCAGGTTTATTAGGAATCCCTGGAGTAGTAGGTTTAACTATTATTCAAACGTGGATAATAGGTTAAAAATCCGCTTTTTGCGGATTTTCCTATTTTAGGAAGAAATGCTTTTGAAAATTATTTAGAATAAAGGTTGACTATTATACTGATATAGTGATAATATAATACATGTCGCTGAAACAAGTGATAAGGAAATGAAAAAAGTATTTGACACTTTATATTAGCTGTGATAATATAATAAAGTCGCTTAAAGGAAATTGATCTTTGAAAACTGAACAAAACGAAACGTCAATTAATTTATTTTTAAACTAGAGCTATATCAAACATCTTTTTGGAGAGTTTGATCCTGGCTCAGGACGAACGCTGGCGGCGTGCCTAATACATGCAAGTTGAGCGAATCTGATGGGAGCTTGCTCCCTGATGATTAGCGGCGGACGGGTGAGTAACACGTGGGTAACCTGCCTGTAAGACTGGGATAACTCCGGGAAACCGGGGCTAATACCGGATAACTTTTTCCTTCGCATGAAGGAGAATTGAAAGATGGCTCCGGCTATCACTTACAGATGGACCCGCGGCGCATTAGCTAGTTGGTGAGGTAACGGCTCACCAAGGCGACGATGCGTAGCCGACTTGAGAGGGTGATCGGCCACACTGGGACTGAGACACGGCCCAGACTCCTACGGGAGGCAGCAGTAGGGAATCTTCCGCAATGGACGAAAGTCTGACGGAGCAACGCCGCGTGAGTGATGAAGGTTTTCGGATCGTAAAACTCTGTTGTTAGGGAAGAACAAGTATCGTTCGAATAGGGCGGTACCTTGACGGTACCTAACCAGAAAGCCACGGCTAACTACGTGCCAGCAGCCGCGGTAATACGTAGGTGGCAAGCGTTGTCCGGAATTATTGGGCGTAAAGCGCGCGCAGGCGGTTTCTTAAGTCTGATGTGAAAGCCCACGGCTCAACCGTGGAGGGTCATTGAAACTGGGAGACTTGAGTGCAGAAGAGAAGAGCGGAATTCCACGTGTAGCGGTGAAATGCGTAGAGATGTGGAGGAACACCAGTGGCGAAGGCGGCTCTTTGGTCTGTAACTGACGCTGAGGCGCGAAAGCGTGGGGAGCGAACAGGATTAGATACCCTGGTAGTCCACGCCGTAAACGATGAGTGCTAAGTGTTAGAGGGTTTCCGCCCTTTAGTGCTGCAGCTAACGCATTAAGCACTCCGCCTGGGGAGTACGGCCGCAAGGCTGAAACTCAAAGGAATTGACGGGGGCCCGCACAAGCGGTGGAGCATGTGGTTTAATTCGAAGCAACGCGAAGAACCTTACCAGGTCTTGACATCCTCTTGCCCTCCCTAGAGATAGGGATTTCCCTTCGGGGACAAGAGTGACAGGTGGTGCATGGTTGTCGTCAGCTCGTGTCGTGAGATGTTGGGTTAAGTCCCGCAACGAGCGCAACCCTTGACCTTAGTTGCCAGCATTCAGTTGGGCACTCTAAGGTGACTGCCGGTGACAAACCGGAGGAAGGTGGGGATGACGTCAAATCATCATGCCCCTTATGACCTGGGCTACACACGTGCTACAATGGATGGTACAAAGGGTTGCTAGACCGCGAGGTTACGCCAATCCCATAAAACCATTCTCAGTTCGGATTGTAGGCTGCAACTCGCCTACATGAAGCCGGAATCGCTAGTAATCGCGGATCAGCATGCCGCGGTGAATACGTTCCCGGCTTTGTACACACCGCCCGTCACACCACGAGAGTTTGTAACACCCGAAGTCGGTGAGGTAACCTTTTGGAGCCAGCCGCCGAAGGTGGGACAGATGATTGGGGTGAAGTCGTAACAAGGTAGCCGTATCGGAAGGTGCGGCTGGATCACCTCCTTTCTAAGGAATATGGAAGACCACTGACGTGGTTACAACGAATGACGTTCTCGTTTTGTTCAGTTTTGAAGGATGAATTCTTCAAAAAAATATGCAATATATAAAAACAACGACAAGGATTTTTTCTTCCATATCGATGTTTTTTTTCTTTCCGAAAATGGTATATAGCTCAGCTGGTTAGAGCGCACGCCTGATAAGCGTGAGGTCGATGGTTCGAGTCCATTTAGGCCCACCATATAACATCTTCGGGGCCTTAGCTCAGCTGGGAGAGCGCCTGCTTTGCACGCAGGAGGTCAGCGGTTCGATCCCGCTAGGCTCCACCAATTGTTCCTTGAAAACTAGATAAAATGAGAAATAACCAAGTAATAACCGAGAATCGCCACTTTATGGATGAATCCATTAAGTAAGTTATAAACAACCTTTTTAGGTTAAGTTAGTAAGGGCGCACGGTGAATGCCTTGGCACTAGGAGCCGATGAAGGACGGGACTAACACCGATATGCTTCGGGGAGCTGTAAGCAAGCTTTGATCCGGAGATTTCCGAATGGGGGAACCCACTGCCCGTAATGGGGTAGTATCCTTACTTGAATACATAGAGTATGGAAGGCAGACCCGGGGAACTGAAACATCTAAGTACCCGGAGGAAGAGAAAGCAAACGCGATTTCCTGAGTAGCGGCGAGCGAAACGGAAGAAGCCCAAACCAAGAGGCTTGCCTCTTGGGGTTGTAGGACACTCTATACGGAGTTACAAAGGAACGGAGTAAATGAAGAGGTCTGGAAAGGCCCGTCAAAGAAGGTAACAACCCTGTAGTTGAAACTTCGTTCCCTCCAGAGTGGATCCTGAGTACGGCGGGACACGTGAAATCCCGTCGGAAGCAGGGAGGACCATCTCCCAAGGCTAAATACTCCCTAGTGACCGATAGTGAACCAGTACCGTGAGGGAAAGGTGAAAAGCACCCCGGGAGGGGAGTGAAAGAGAACCTGAAACCGTGTGCCTACAAGTAGTTAGAGCCCTATGCATTTATGCAGGGTGATAGCGTGCCTTTTGTAGAATGAACCGGCGAGTTACGATTTCAAGCAAGGTTAAGCTGAAGAGGCGGAGCCGCAGCGAAAGCGAGTCTTAATAGGGCGAATGAGTTTGAGGTCGTAGACCCGAAACCAGGTGATCTACCCATGTCCAGGGTGAAGGTAAGGTAACACTTACTGGAGGCCCGAACCCACGCACGTTGAAAAGTGCGGGGATGAGGTGTGGGTAGCGGAGAAATTCCAATCGAACTTGGAGATAGCTGGTTCTCTCCGAAATAGCTTTAGGGCTAGCCTTAAGGTAAGAGTCTTGGAGGTAGAGCACTGTTTGGACTAGGGGCCCTCATCGGGTTACCGAATTCAGACAAACTCCGAATGCCAATGACTTATCCTTAGGAGTCAGACTGCGAGTGATAAGATCCGTAGTCAAAAGGGAAACAGCCCAGACCACCAGCTAAGGTCCCAAAGTATACGTTAAGTGGAAAAGGATGTGGAGTTGCTTAGACAACCAGGATGTTGGCTTAGAAGCAGCCACCATTTAAAGAGTGCGTAATAGCTCACTGGTCGAGTGACTCTGCGCCGAAAATGTACCGGGGCTAAACGTATCACCGAAGCTGTGGATGGACACCGTCTGGTGTCCGTGGTAGGAGAGCGTTCTAAGGGCTGAGAAGCTAGACCGTAAGGACTGGTGGAGCGCTTAGAAGTGAGAATGCTGGTATGAGTAGCGAAAGAAGGGTGAGAATCCCTTCCACCGAATGCCTAAGGTTTCCTGAGGAAGGCTCGTCCGCTCAGGGTTAGTCGGGACCTAAGCCGAGGCCGAAAGGCGTAGGCGATGGACAACAGGTTGATATTCCTGTACCACCTCTTCACCGTTTGAACGATGGGGGACGCAGGAGGATAGGGTAAGCGCGCTGCTGGAATAGCGCGTCCAAGCAGTTAGAGGGGTGACGAGGCAAATCCCGTCACCATGTACCTTGAGCTGTGATGGCGAGGGAAATATAGTACCGAAGTTCCTGATTCCACACTGCCTAGAAAATCCTCTAGTGAGGTGAAAGGTGCCCGTACCGCAAACCGACACAGGTAGGCGAGGAGAGAATCCTAAGGTGAGCGAGAGAACTCTCGTTAAGGAACTCGGCAAAATGACCCCGTAACTTCGGGAGAAGGGGTGCTCTGTTAGGTGCAAGCCCGAGAGAGCCGCAGTGAATGAATATACCAGGCGACTGTTTAGCAAAAACACAGGTCTCTGCGAAGCCGCAAGGCGAAGTATAGGGGCTGACGCCTGCCCGGTGCTGGAAGGTTAAGAGGAGAGGTTAGCTAAAAGCGAAGCTTTGAATTGAAGCCCCAGTAAACGGCGGCCGTAACTATAACGGTCCTAAGGTAGCGAAATTCCTTGTCAGGTAAGTTCTGACCCGCACGAAAGGCGCAACGATCTGGGCACTGTCTCAACGAGAGACTCGGTGAAATTATAGTACCTGTGAAGATGCAGGTTACCCGCGACAGGACGGAAAGACCCCGTGGAGCTTTACTGCAGCCTGATATTGAATTTTGGTACAGCTTGTACAGGATAGGTAGGAGCCTTTGAAGCCGGAGCGCCAGCTTCGGTGGAGGCGTCGGTGGGATACTACCCTGGCTGTATTGAAATTCTAACCCGCACCCCTGATCGGGGTGGGAGACAGTGTCAGGCGGGCAGTTTGACTGGGGCGGTCGCCTCCTAAAAGGTAACGGAGGCGCCCAAAGGTTCCCTCAGAATGGTTGGAAATCATTCGCAGAGTGTAAAGGCACAAGGGAGCTTGACTGCGAGACCTACAAGTCGAGCAGGGACGAAAGTCGGGCTTAGTGATCCGGTGGTTCCGCATGGAAGGGCCATCGCTCAACGGATAAAAGCTACCCCGGGGATAACAGGCTTATCTCCCCCCCAAGAGTCCACATCGACGGGGAGGTTTGGCACCTCGATGTCGGCTCATCGCATCCTGGGGCTGTAGTCGGTCCCAAGGGTTGGGCTGTTCGCCCATTAAAGCGGTACGCGAGCTGGGTTCAGAACGTCGTGAGACAGTTCGGTCCCTATCCGTCGTGGGCGTAGGAAATTTGAGAGGAGCTGTCCTTAGTACGAGAGGACCGGGATGGACGCACCGCTGGTGTACCAGTT encodes:
- a CDS encoding YbaB/EbfC family nucleoid-associated protein, whose protein sequence is MRGMGNMQNMMKQMQKMQKKMAEAQEELGDKRIEGTAGGGMVTVIVSGHKEIVEVNIKEEVVDPEDIEMLQDLVLAATNDALKKAEELTNQTMGQFTKGLNIPGF
- the recR gene encoding recombination mediator RecR; translated protein: MHYPEPITKLMDSFMKLPGIGPKTAARLAFFVLSMKEDTVLDFAKALVDAKRNLSYCTVCGHITDQDPCYICEDTRRDRSIICVVQDPKDVIAMEKMKEFNGLYHVLHGAISPMDGIGPEDINIPDLLKRLQDETVQEVILATNPNIEGEATAMYISRLLKPSGIKITRIAHGLPVGGDLEYADEVTLSKALEGRREV
- a CDS encoding YaaL family protein produces the protein MFNRKLKLRNEYDQKLIDLMAIARKNWLQQKSLVEMSFEYNEELQFQKKLAEMKYFFLFREAKARNIRIKK
- a CDS encoding pro-sigmaK processing inhibitor BofA family protein; the protein is MNPIIIIAVISVLILLLLIAGFTGKPFRIIGQVFIRLAIGALFLFFLNQFGGQFGIHVPINLVTTAVSGLLGIPGVVGLTIIQTWIIG